A window of Mucilaginibacter robiniae genomic DNA:
GAGTCAATCTTAGATAACACCCGAAAAGCCAGCCGAGCAGGGAAGTTAGCCTTGATTGTACCGGTAATAATATTTACAGATGGGCGCTGTGTAGCTATAACCAGATGAATACCCACAGCACGTGCCAACTGTGCTAAACGGGCAATTGGCATTTCAACCTCCTTGCCGGCCGTCATCATCAAGTCGGCAAACTCATCCACCACCAATACGATAAATGGTAAAAAGCGATGACCATTTTCAGGGTTCAGCTTCCGATTGATGAACTTAGCATTGTATTCTTTCAGGTTACGTACCTGTGCATCTTTCAGTAAGTCATAACGCTGATCCATTTCAATACACAATGAATTCAGCGTGTTGATTACCTTCTTGGTATCGGTAATGATAGCATCAGCTTCATCGGGCAATTTAGCCAAGAAATGCCTTTCTATTTTACGGAACAGCGTTAACTCCACCTTTTTCGGATCCACCATCACAAACTTAAGTTCGGCAGGATGGCGCTTATACAGCAACGATACCAGAATGGCATTGATCCCAACTGATTTACCCTGACCTGTGGCACCTGCTACGAGTAAGTGCGGCATTTTAGCCAAGTCAGCAATAAAAACCTCATTCGAGATTGTTTTACCTAAAGCAATAGGCAAATCCATTGTGGTATTCTGGAATTTATCTGTAGCCAATACCGAACGCATAGAAACCATTTCAGGCTGTTGGTTCGGTACCTCAATACCAATGGTACCTTTACCTGGCATAGGCGCAATAATACGAATACCTAATGCCGCTAAACTTAAGGCTATATCATCTTCCAGGTTTTTGATTTTGGATATACGTACGCCTGGTGCAGGTATTATTTCATATAAAGTTACCGTTGGGCCAATGGTAGCTTTAATTTTTTCAATTTCAATATTATAATGGTTCAGCGTTTCAACAATCTTATTTTTGTTGGCTTCCAGTTCGGCACTGTTTACCGTTATTTTGTTTGAACCATAATTTTCCAGCAAATCCAGTGTAGGGTATTTGTAGGAGGACAAATCTAATGTAGGGTCGAACGTTCCAAACTGGCTAACCAAATCATTGGCGGTCACTTCACTTGGCTGTTCAATAGCTAGTTCAGGCAATGGTCGGGTATCTTCTACCGTAAGTGGAACTTCATTTTCCAATTCCAGTTCTTCCTCCTCAAGCGGTTCTTCTACTTTAGCCGTTACAGATGGCGTAAGCACAATAGGCTCATGCACCAAAATATTGGTTAATACCGTGTTTGCGGTTACCGAATGTGGAACTACAGGTTCATGCACAATAGTTTCCAGTACTGGCGCTTTAGGTAAGGGCTGCTGCTTCAAGCGTTCGGTTGGAGCAACTGGTGGCGGAGTAACAACAGCATTTTCACGCATGCGGTGGTTAGCACGTGGCCACTCTACAGGTTCTGAAGGTTCATCTTTTTCTAACAGAGCATCTTCTTTTACTACTTCAGGCACAATAGCTGGCTTAACCACCGGTTTAATACGGCGCTCCGGTAATTTAAAGTCGATATTATAAGCTACAATTAAAGCAGTAAGTGCAGCAAACACCAACAAACAGCCAGTACCCGCCTCCCCTATTTGCGCATTCAGTAATCGGGTACTCCAAAAACCAAAGCCACCCTCAATATAATGAGCATAATCGGTTGTAAAGCCGTGTATAAAACCAATAGTTACCGAAGTGAAAATCAATCCAAAAAGTGAGTAGCCTAACAGCTTACCTGTAGGAAATAGCTTTACCTTGAATAACAAGCGATACCCTATTACAAAAAACACTGCTACAAAGAAAAACGAGGCTAAGCCAAACCACTCATACATGAATTGATTGGACATGAGTGCTCCCAATTTACCCAACCAGTTTTCAACAACTGGTACATTAGTACCACTATCGCCTAGTTCCTGCTGAGTTTTAAATAAAGTATGCCATCCTCCGTTTGATTTTAAAATATAGCTCTGGTCAGATTCCCAAGTGAATAAATATGAGGTAAAAGCAATGAGGAAAAAAATAGACAATACCAGACATACTAAGCCGGCCACTTTAATTAACCGACCATCATAAAAATCAAAGGCAGATAGTTTTTCAAATTTTTGTTTCACTAACCGTTCACGATCATTGCGCGAGGCAGCACTCTGTCGTGGGCGATTTTCCTCTTTTACGTTATTTGATTTAAACTGATTTCCTTTTGGCGGCATCTTTATCGACAGTTAATTTCAGATATAAAGTTAGCAACTATAGTTTGCTTTGGCATGATTTTTAATCCAATATTATTTAAATGATTGACTATGGGACGTTTAGAATACTACATTACTACAGAAGATTTAAACAGCTTAAATGCCATGCTGGCTCAAAACCCAATGCTGGCCAAATATGACGATGATACGCAAGTATCACCACTTATGTTGTCATGTGTGTACAAAAAACCTGCTGCAACTTCGCTGCTGTTAAAGTACTTAGATAAGATTGATATCTTTGAGGCTTCTGCTGCTGGTAAATTTGATATGGTAGCTTATCTGGTTTATTCTAATCCTGAATTAGTTAATCAACATAATGACGAAGGCTTTACACCACTAGCTTTAGCCTGTTACTTTGGCCATTATGAAGTAGCTCGTTATCTGGCCTTTAAAGGTGCTGATGTAAACCAAGCACTTGACAATGGTTTAGATATTCACCCAATACATTTAGCTGTTGCTGCTAAACATACAGACATAGTGCATATGTTAATTGAACACAATGTTCAATTAAACGTACAGCAAAGTTCTGGTATTACGCCACTGCATTATGCTGCTAAAAACGGCGATCCTGAAATGCTAGCCATGTTACTGGAAAATGGTGCTGACTTACACATTAAAATGGAAGACGGTTTAACACCTGCCGATTTGGCTCGTGAAAAAGGCTTTGAAGAATTAGCTCAAATTTTAAGTTAATACTTTTTTCGAATCAATCATATAAATACAGAAAGGCTCCTGATTAAATATCAGGAGCCTTTGTTTTTGTAAAGCAGTTCCATTTAAATTGTTAGTAAACGTATTCCTAACCGTAATCTTAAATAAGCACTTTATAGCTTTTAATTTTATCAATCAAATTATAAATTAATGTGTTTCAATATAAATCTTAATGAACAATGAAAGCCGAAAAAATGGTCATGTTAACTGGTAAAGAATACCAGGAAATCAAACAAAGCTTAGAAACACAGTCCTCTTATACATACAACGTAGGTACAGTCAGTCAACCTGAAACCGTAAAAATTACGGATATTTATTTGGATACCGATCCGGAGTTTACCCGTAACCCTAAGCAGTACGCTAAAGTACATGATGATAAATCGGTACAGGTTAGAATTGAATACGAGGCATAGTCAATAATTGCATACATTTTCTACGCAATAATATACACTGAAGCTTTGTTGCGTATTAATGATGGTAGTTTAAAGCTTCGGTTTTTTACACAAAATATGTTACACCTTCAACAAAATAATATACAGATACCAGTATTAGGTTTTGGCACTTATACTTTAACAGGCAACAAGGGTATTGAGGCTACAGAAACAGCTTTACGCATCGGTTATCGGCATTTAGATACAGCCGAGTTTTACAAAAATGAAGCTGAAGTAGGTAAAGGTATGCGCAACAGCAAACTAGACCGGAAAGATATATTTTTAACCACTAAAGTATGGCCAACCAATCTTGACAAAAACAAATTCATACCGGCAGTTGAGGAAAGCTTGCGGCAGCTGAATCAAGAGTATGTAGATTTATTGCTGATTCATTGGCCAGCAGATAATGAAGACACCAACTGTAGTGCTGTAGATTTATTGGCTGAATGCCTGCATAAGCAATATGCCAGACTTATTGGGGTGAGTAATTTTTCAATACCACAATTAGAACAAGCTCAAAAGCAAGCGCCTATAGTATGCAATCAGGTGGAATATCACCCCTATTATTCGCAGAAAGAAATGCTGGACTATGTACAGGAAAATGGATTGTTTTTAACAGCCTATAGCCCTTTAGGGCAAGGTGATATGCTAAATGAACCTGTGTTAAAAAATATAGCTGCCGAATATAACAAAACCGTTAGTCAAGTGGTATTACGCTGGCTCATTCAGCAACCACAAGTAGCGGCTATACCAAAAGCATCTAGCGAAAAGCACCAATTGGAAAACTTGCAGATATTTGATTTTGAACTGCGGGATGAAGACATGGAAAAAATTTCCGGTTTGAAGCATAAAAACAAAAAGTATTGCTAAAACTTACCGCAATGTAAACCGGTGTATAATTTTAAAATAATGATTTGTACGTCGGTTTATATTGTAGTATTTAAGAGCAGATGATTGCAAAAATTACTTTGTACGAAAATACATGCGCGTTGTAAGTTTATGTATTTTTGTATTCTGTTATTTATGAAAAAAGCAACATCCTTTATAGCTCTACTGTTCTTATTAACTTCCTTCCAAGCTTTTTGCCAGACTGATACTGCACAACTGGTAATTAAAGGCCGAATCAACAGTAAGGCTCAGCAAAAAAAGCCTTATGTCATCATGATTTCGATAGATGGTATGCGGTATGATTATGCTGACAAATACCAGGCTAAGCACCTATTAGCATTACGCAAAAGCGGTGTGCAGGCACAATCCATGAAACCGGCTTTTCCATCTATTACTTTTCCGAACCATTATACAATGGTTACCGGTTTATTGCCAGCCCATAATGGCTTAGTAAGCAATCGTTTTTACGACCGGAATTTTAAACAATTCTACTCTTACAAAGGCAAAACTGCTGCCGAAGGCAAATGGTACGGTGGTACTCCGCTATGGGTATTGGCAGAACAGCAACACATGCTTACCGCAAGTTTTTACTGGGTAGGTTCGGAAGCCGATGTTAAAGGCGTGTATCCTACTTACCGCTACCCTTACAATGAAAAGATTGGCATTCACCAGCGTATTAATACTGTAGTTAAATGGTTGAAAATGCCGGCAGAACGCCGCCCGCATCTGATTACTTTTTACTTTCCGGAAGTAGATCATGCCGGACATGAGTATGGGCCCGAAACTGCCGAAACCAAACGGCAGGTTCTCTTTATAGATTCAGCCATCAACGAATTGAACAAAGCCGTAAAAACTACCAAGTTACCCATTAGTTTCGTAGTGGTATCAGATCATGGCATGGCTACTATTGATAATCAGAACGTACTACAAATACCTGCATCTGTAGATACCACGAAGTTCACCATATCAGGAGAAGATATTCTGGTAGAGCTTTATGCTAAAAATCCCAAAGATGCATCAGCCATAAAAGGCACTTACGAAACTATCAAGAAGCAAAAAACCAGCGACTATAATGTATACCTGCGCAGCAATACACCTGCATATTGGCATTATGGACTGAAGGATGACCGGTATAATCGTATAGGCGATATATTATTGGAACCCATTTACCCAAAAGTATTTAAAATTGGTAAAGGAAAAACCAAGCCCGGCGCTCACGGTTTCGACCCTATTAAAGTAAAACAGATGCAAGCCACCTTTTACGCCTGGGGGCCAGCTTTTAAAACGCACTTAACTATACCGACTTTTAAAAACCTGGATATCTATCCTATGGTTAGCCAAGTTTTAGGCTTAAAATACTCCGAAAAACTGGATGGTAGCAAGAATTTAGCTAAGCGTATACTCAAGAAATAAAGTACTCAGCCAGCTCAATTTTTAAAAAGATAAAGTTTTTAGGTAAACTTGAACTTTCCAAAACGCAAGTTACACCTAAAAACTTATCGGCATGGATCAGCATATCTATGAAAATTTACACGCAGAAGGTCTCATTAGTGATGTCTCTTTTGAACGAATAAAGCAGCATCGTCAACATCCACTGTTTTCCATACATTGGGAAGTAAAAACCTTGCTTTACGTGGGTATTATTATGCTCACCAGCGGATCAGGCATACTGATTTATAAGAATATAGACACGATTGGCCATCAAATTATTTTGGCTCTGATAGCACTAATTACTGCCGGATGCTATGCTTACTGCTTTAAACATAAAAAGCCTTTTAGCTTTGCTAAGGTTCAAACACCTAATACATTTTTTGACTACATACTGCTATTGGGTACCCTATGTTTCTTGATATTTTTAGGTTATCTGCAATACCAATATCATGTTTTTGGTAATCAATATGGCTTGGCTACCCTCATCCCTACCCTAGTACTGTTTTATACAGCTTATGCTTTTGATCACATCGGCATCTTGAACATGGCTATTGTTAACTTAGGGCTTTGCTTAGGTGTATCTGTTAACCTAAAACAGTTACTAAGCTATCAAACCTTCAATAGCCAGAGTGTTATTTACACTTATTTGGGTTTCGGCCTACTTATGTTGCTGGCAGCTTGGCTAACACAGAAATACATCCTGAAAAAGCATTTCGCCTTTAGCTACCAGCATTACGGGATACACGTAGGCTTTATTGCTTTAATAGCTAATTACTTCTTTAACTACAATGAAAGCGCATCTGTTATTTGGCTTATTGTTCAAATTGCTTTAGGCATGTATATCTATCAAGATGCTATACAAAACAAATCAGCTTACTTTATACTGCTTAGTGTTTTGTACAGCTATTTTAGTTTGAATTGCTTATTAATTAGAGCGATAATGTGGGTAGCACCTAATGACTTTGTAGGGCTTCTGCTTATGTTTTTTAGTGGCTCGGCAGCAGGTATCATCTATTTATTGGTTTACATCAGCAGAAAAATCAGAGCGTTATGATTATATATAATAAAAACTGGCTAAATAACTTACGCTTGCACCAACAGATTGATGCTGACCAGGCAGCTGATATTCTAACAAGTGATGAAGTTACAGCCATCAAGTCAAAATATCCTGTTGGCTTTTATTCACACGGAATAATCCTTAGAATAGGATTTTTTATTTTAACGATTGTACTGCTAATTTTTGCATGCGGGCTACTAAGCCTGATGGCTTCCGAAGTTCGTATAGTCGAGAGTTTTGGCTGGTTATTGTTTTTAGGCATAGGTACATATGTAGTTCTCGAGTATATAGTTAGAGAAAATAATCATTACCGTTCTGGTGTTGATGATGCTTTGATGTGGGTAGCAGGTGGTTTGTTTACTGGTAGTTTTATCTGGCTTATAGAAACAATAGATACCGCTGGCTACGAAAATTCACATGCTATTGGTATTAGTGTGTTTGTGTTACTTTTAGCAGGGTACTTTACCTTGCGCTTTGCTGATATACTCATGAGCGTAG
This region includes:
- a CDS encoding FtsK/SpoIIIE family DNA translocase, producing the protein MPPKGNQFKSNNVKEENRPRQSAASRNDRERLVKQKFEKLSAFDFYDGRLIKVAGLVCLVLSIFFLIAFTSYLFTWESDQSYILKSNGGWHTLFKTQQELGDSGTNVPVVENWLGKLGALMSNQFMYEWFGLASFFFVAVFFVIGYRLLFKVKLFPTGKLLGYSLFGLIFTSVTIGFIHGFTTDYAHYIEGGFGFWSTRLLNAQIGEAGTGCLLVFAALTALIVAYNIDFKLPERRIKPVVKPAIVPEVVKEDALLEKDEPSEPVEWPRANHRMRENAVVTPPPVAPTERLKQQPLPKAPVLETIVHEPVVPHSVTANTVLTNILVHEPIVLTPSVTAKVEEPLEEEELELENEVPLTVEDTRPLPELAIEQPSEVTANDLVSQFGTFDPTLDLSSYKYPTLDLLENYGSNKITVNSAELEANKNKIVETLNHYNIEIEKIKATIGPTVTLYEIIPAPGVRISKIKNLEDDIALSLAALGIRIIAPMPGKGTIGIEVPNQQPEMVSMRSVLATDKFQNTTMDLPIALGKTISNEVFIADLAKMPHLLVAGATGQGKSVGINAILVSLLYKRHPAELKFVMVDPKKVELTLFRKIERHFLAKLPDEADAIITDTKKVINTLNSLCIEMDQRYDLLKDAQVRNLKEYNAKFINRKLNPENGHRFLPFIVLVVDEFADLMMTAGKEVEMPIARLAQLARAVGIHLVIATQRPSVNIITGTIKANFPARLAFRVLSKIDSRTILDAGGADQLIGRGDMLLSTGSDLIRLQCAFVDTPEVEKISDFIGNQRGYSTAMLLPEYVGEGGEASAPKDFDPNDRDPMFEDAARLIVLHQQGSTSLIQRKLKLGYNRAGRIIDQLEAAGIVGPFEGSKAREVLYPDEYSLERHLETLQKQ
- a CDS encoding DUF2157 domain-containing protein, whose product is MDQHIYENLHAEGLISDVSFERIKQHRQHPLFSIHWEVKTLLYVGIIMLTSGSGILIYKNIDTIGHQIILALIALITAGCYAYCFKHKKPFSFAKVQTPNTFFDYILLLGTLCFLIFLGYLQYQYHVFGNQYGLATLIPTLVLFYTAYAFDHIGILNMAIVNLGLCLGVSVNLKQLLSYQTFNSQSVIYTYLGFGLLMLLAAWLTQKYILKKHFAFSYQHYGIHVGFIALIANYFFNYNESASVIWLIVQIALGMYIYQDAIQNKSAYFILLSVLYSYFSLNCLLIRAIMWVAPNDFVGLLLMFFSGSAAGIIYLLVYISRKIRAL
- a CDS encoding alkaline phosphatase family protein, whose amino-acid sequence is MKKATSFIALLFLLTSFQAFCQTDTAQLVIKGRINSKAQQKKPYVIMISIDGMRYDYADKYQAKHLLALRKSGVQAQSMKPAFPSITFPNHYTMVTGLLPAHNGLVSNRFYDRNFKQFYSYKGKTAAEGKWYGGTPLWVLAEQQHMLTASFYWVGSEADVKGVYPTYRYPYNEKIGIHQRINTVVKWLKMPAERRPHLITFYFPEVDHAGHEYGPETAETKRQVLFIDSAINELNKAVKTTKLPISFVVVSDHGMATIDNQNVLQIPASVDTTKFTISGEDILVELYAKNPKDASAIKGTYETIKKQKTSDYNVYLRSNTPAYWHYGLKDDRYNRIGDILLEPIYPKVFKIGKGKTKPGAHGFDPIKVKQMQATFYAWGPAFKTHLTIPTFKNLDIYPMVSQVLGLKYSEKLDGSKNLAKRILKK
- a CDS encoding aldo/keto reductase, with amino-acid sequence MLHLQQNNIQIPVLGFGTYTLTGNKGIEATETALRIGYRHLDTAEFYKNEAEVGKGMRNSKLDRKDIFLTTKVWPTNLDKNKFIPAVEESLRQLNQEYVDLLLIHWPADNEDTNCSAVDLLAECLHKQYARLIGVSNFSIPQLEQAQKQAPIVCNQVEYHPYYSQKEMLDYVQENGLFLTAYSPLGQGDMLNEPVLKNIAAEYNKTVSQVVLRWLIQQPQVAAIPKASSEKHQLENLQIFDFELRDEDMEKISGLKHKNKKYC
- a CDS encoding ankyrin repeat domain-containing protein, producing the protein MGRLEYYITTEDLNSLNAMLAQNPMLAKYDDDTQVSPLMLSCVYKKPAATSLLLKYLDKIDIFEASAAGKFDMVAYLVYSNPELVNQHNDEGFTPLALACYFGHYEVARYLAFKGADVNQALDNGLDIHPIHLAVAAKHTDIVHMLIEHNVQLNVQQSSGITPLHYAAKNGDPEMLAMLLENGADLHIKMEDGLTPADLAREKGFEELAQILS